The Aedes aegypti strain LVP_AGWG chromosome 3, AaegL5.0 Primary Assembly, whole genome shotgun sequence genome contains a region encoding:
- the LOC110677742 gene encoding uncharacterized protein LOC110677742 gives MNHFVVFIPLVVTFVTRILADSPSPMPTDLHKLFNETTLPCTPHEVVNHACYFCKCNFHGNRQHCVYTCDPETGRPVMPGSKMCNANDEFAQGCKRCRCSKGELFFDCFITNVCNDGSVGDEEF, from the exons ATGAATCACTTCGTAGTTTTTATTCCATTGGTAGTAACATTTGTGACGAGGATCTTGG CCGATAGTCCCTCACCGATGCCCACAGATTTACACAAGTTATTCAACGAAACCACGCTTCCATGCACTCCGCATGAAGTGGTGAATCAC GCATGCTACTTCTGCAAGTGCAACTTTCACGGCAACCGCCAGCACTGTGTGTATACGTGCGATCCGGAAACCGGTCGTCCCGTGATGCCTGGATCGAAAATGTGCAACGCCAACGACGAATTCGCCCAGGGTTGCAAACGATGCCGCTGCAGCAAGGGGGAACTCTTCTTCGATTGCTTTATTACGAATGTGTGCAACGATGGAAGCGTTGGCGACGAAGAATTCTAA